The Anoxybacillus flavithermus genome has a segment encoding these proteins:
- a CDS encoding methylmalonyl-CoA mutase: MGKINFANRPLQYGKQVDERAWKQAIEQKVQATLDELVFQTNEQITLKPLYTKKDIEGFDFLDYMPGIPPYLRGPYPSMYVNRPWTIRQYAGFSTAEESNAFYRRNLAMGQKGLSVAFDLATHRGYDSDHPRVVGDVGKAGVAIDSVLDMKTLFDGIPLDQMSVSMTMNGAVLPIMAFYIVTAEEQGVKQEQLSGTIQNDILKEYMVRNTYIYPPDMSMRIIADIFAYTSKHMPKFNSISISGYHMQEAGAPADIELAYTLADGLEYVRTGLKAGIDIDSFAPRLSFFWAIGMNYFMEVAKMRAARIIWAKMMKTFQPKNPKSLALRTHSQTSGWSLTEQDPFNNVVRTCLEAHAAAMGHTQSLHTNALDEAIALPTDFSARIARNTQLYLQEETGICQVIDPWAGSYYVETLTNELMKRAWAHIEEIENLGGMAKAIETGLPKMRIEEAAARRQAKIDSGAETIIGVNKYRPEKEDPIDILEVDNTAVRMRQIEKLKQLRASRDEARVQQTLQAITKAAETGEGNLLELAVEAARARATLGEISDAIEKVAGRHKAVIRSVSGVYSAEFTNEEEIVRVKKMTDEFYELEGRRPRILIAKMGQDGHDRGAKVIATAFADLGFDVDIGPLFQTPEETARQAVENDVHVVGMSSLAAGHKTLLPQLVEELRKLGREDILVVVGGVIPPQDYEFLYEHGAAAIFGPGTIIPVAAQKVLHEIYRRLGYEEVSE, encoded by the coding sequence GACTTTCTTGACTATATGCCCGGTATTCCACCATATTTACGCGGACCGTACCCATCCATGTACGTCAATCGTCCATGGACGATCCGACAATACGCTGGTTTTTCTACTGCAGAGGAAAGCAATGCGTTTTATCGCCGCAATTTAGCGATGGGACAAAAGGGCTTGTCTGTTGCGTTTGACCTTGCTACCCACCGTGGTTACGATTCAGACCATCCGCGCGTCGTTGGCGATGTCGGCAAAGCAGGGGTGGCGATCGATTCCGTCCTCGATATGAAGACGTTATTTGATGGCATTCCGCTTGATCAAATGTCGGTATCAATGACGATGAACGGAGCGGTATTGCCAATTATGGCGTTTTACATCGTAACAGCTGAAGAACAAGGGGTAAAGCAAGAGCAGTTATCTGGCACGATTCAAAACGACATTTTAAAAGAATATATGGTGCGCAATACGTACATTTATCCCCCAGACATGTCTATGCGCATCATCGCCGACATTTTTGCGTATACGTCAAAACATATGCCGAAATTCAACAGCATCAGCATTTCAGGTTATCATATGCAAGAAGCAGGAGCACCAGCGGATATTGAACTCGCTTATACACTTGCTGACGGATTAGAGTACGTGCGCACAGGTTTAAAAGCAGGCATTGACATTGATTCATTTGCTCCGCGCCTATCGTTTTTCTGGGCAATCGGCATGAACTATTTTATGGAAGTAGCAAAAATGCGGGCAGCGCGCATCATTTGGGCAAAAATGATGAAGACGTTTCAACCGAAAAATCCAAAATCGCTCGCGCTTCGTACACATTCGCAAACATCAGGATGGAGCTTAACGGAACAAGATCCGTTTAATAACGTTGTACGGACATGTTTAGAAGCGCATGCTGCAGCGATGGGACATACGCAGTCGCTTCATACGAACGCACTTGACGAGGCGATTGCATTGCCGACTGATTTTTCCGCTCGCATCGCGCGCAATACACAGCTTTATTTACAAGAAGAAACAGGCATTTGCCAAGTCATTGACCCATGGGCAGGCTCGTATTATGTGGAAACGTTAACGAATGAATTAATGAAGCGTGCGTGGGCACACATCGAAGAAATCGAAAATCTTGGCGGGATGGCGAAAGCGATTGAAACAGGGTTACCAAAAATGCGCATCGAGGAAGCAGCAGCAAGACGGCAAGCCAAAATTGATTCTGGTGCGGAGACGATTATCGGTGTGAATAAATATCGTCCAGAAAAAGAAGACCCGATCGATATTTTAGAAGTCGATAATACGGCTGTGCGTATGCGACAAATCGAAAAATTAAAACAGTTGCGTGCGTCTCGGGATGAAGCGCGTGTGCAACAAACGTTGCAAGCGATTACGAAAGCGGCAGAAACAGGCGAAGGAAACTTGCTCGAGTTAGCGGTTGAAGCCGCGCGCGCTCGTGCGACGTTAGGTGAAATTTCAGACGCCATTGAAAAAGTGGCAGGTAGACATAAAGCGGTCATTCGTTCCGTTAGCGGTGTATATAGCGCAGAGTTTACGAACGAAGAAGAAATTGTACGTGTGAAAAAAATGACGGACGAATTTTACGAGTTAGAAGGAAGGAGACCGCGCATTTTGATTGCAAAAATGGGACAAGATGGACACGACCGCGGAGCAAAAGTGATCGCCACCGCATTTGCGGATTTAGGTTTTGACGTTGATATCGGTCCGCTCTTTCAAACACCAGAAGAGACAGCGCGGCAAGCGGTTGAAAATGATGTGCACGTCGTTGGGATGAGCTCGCTTGCTGCTGGACATAAAACGTTATTGCCACAGCTTGTGGAAGAGTTGCGAAAATTAGGACGAGAAGATATTCTTGTCGTTGTCGGTGGCGTCATCCCACCACAAGATTACGAATTTTTATATGAACATGGTGCAGCGGCCATTTTTGGACCAGGTACGATCATCCCGGTCGCAGCTCAAAAAGTGTTGCACGAAATTTATCGACGACTCGGTTACGAGGAAGTGAGCGAATGA